The window GGTAGATAATGATTCTGTAGAATCCATGGAATCATGTGTCGAGATAAGTAATAAGCTTGGTGCTGAGATTAGAAAAAGTGTACTGGTGTGCGATAGAAAAAAAGTCAACTTTTACCTAGTTATAATGCCAGCTGGAAAATCTTTTAATACAAAGGCTTTCTGTGAAAAGATGGAGTGTTCTCGTGTGTCATTTGCGCCTGCGGAATGTATGGAAGAGTACCTTGGCGTACGGCCAGGTACAGCTACGGTAATGAGTCTATTAAATGATGGAAGGAAAAAAGTCAAGATTATCATTGACAAAGAGGTTGCAGAGAGCGATTGGTTTGCCTGTAATCCAGGTGCCAATACGGCGCACATCAAAATCAAGACAGAATACCTGCTGAATAAGTTTTTACCCTATACTGGACATCACCCTATTGTCATAGATTTATAGAGAGAAAGCATAGTGCTATGATAAAAAATGAAGTTCTAATAACTTTGGAACTTCATTTTTTATGCTTTTGTACGGTATACCCGCGGACTCAGCGGTACGAGAGCCGCCGCGGCGAGGAATACCGCGCCGTAGAGCAGGCGGTAGGCTCCAGCCGCGTCGCCCGCGAGCCGGATGAGGAATTCCATAATGATCGGCGTAATGAAGAACTGACTGGAATATAGCAGGCCGAAGAGGACGGCGAGGCGCGTCACATAGCGCCGTCCCCCGAGGTCTATCGTCAGGCACATAAAGGCCGGATAACCGAAGCCCATCGCGAGGCCGAAGATAAAGCCGCAGAGCATCAGCGTCGCGGGGGTGGAGACGAAGGTCATTGTAAACATCATCGCCGCCGTTACCGCAGTTGATACTGGCGCGCACAGCTTGCGCGGCAGCCGGTCGATGAGATGTCCGAAAATAATCCTGAACAACAGCGCCGTTCCCGCCGAGACGCTGAAGAAGTATGATGCGGCGACGCCCCGTTCCTGCGCCAGCTGCACGAAGCGCAGCTGCCCCGCGTCGGTGAGGGCGAATAACATGGCGGATATGATGAAAAAGATTATCTGCGGTCTCTTGAGCAGTACGAGATAAGAGGCCTTCTCCTCCGTTTCTCCGTACTCGTGTGTGGCGGCGTTCTCGGCGGGGAGCGGCGGCAGGCGCCTTATGGCGGCGATGCCGGCCGTCACCAGCAGCGGAAAGAAAAATATATAGCTTTTGAAAAAGCCCTCTGAGATCAGGAACTCCATCGCCGGCACGACAATGAGAGAGGGTAAATTGTAGGCGGTGGAAATCAGTCCGATGCTGCGGCCGCGGATATTTTCTGGTATAAACTGCCGCTCATAGGCCGTCATCATGATGCCGACGATCCCGAAGCCGACTCCGGCGACGGCGCGCCACAGAATCACGCCCTTCACCGTTCCGGCAAAGAGCGCGACGCCCGCCGCGCTGACGAAGAAACAGCCGTAGCCGAAACGTATCAGGCTGCGGCCCCCGAAGCGCTGTTCCGCTATCGGGATGAAGGGGCGCAGCGAAAAAGAGACCCCGTAGCACACTCCCATGACTACGCCCCCGAGCTCTCCCGCTGAGATTCCGATCCCTGCGAGGTAGGGAAGCATGAAATAATAGCCGCTCTCAAGCGCGGCGCTGATAAAGGTAATGCAGAAGAACAGCAGTATATAACCCCACGCCGAGGCCGGGATGCTTGGGTTATCTCTTGTCGGTGAGGCGATCTTCGGCATAAATATCCCTCCGCGGAAATCAATCTTACGATTAACAAGGATACAGAGAGATTGTAACGTTACAGAGTAATTAATTCCATAGTAAAGTTTTATTTTGTTTGAATAAAAACGGCTCCGCTCTCCCGCTGCGGCGGGAGAGCGGAGCCTGTCTGTTAAATTGACGTTCCTATTCTTTGTTGAGCATCTCCAAAATGCCGTCGCTGTAGGCCTTGGTGCGCAGGAATCCCTCTTCATAGCATTCCTTAACCGTGGCTTTGAAGGCGTTCTGTTCGAGGTTGTAGAGCTGGCGTACGGAGATGCCGCCGGGGGTGCTGGTCTCCGCGAGCAGTCCGCCGATGTTGTCGATATTGTTCTCCCAGACCTTGAGGCAGCCCTCTACGGTGCCGAAGGCCATCTTCGCCGCCGTCTTATGGTCGATGCCAAGCAGCAGCGCAGATTCGACGATCCCCTGGAAGAAGGCGTAAACGGGCGCGGGGCCGGTAAGTGAGGTTATCGCGTTGATCTTATCCTCACCAAGGGCGAGGCAGGTGCCCATTGCGCCGAATATCTTCATCAGGTCGGCCCTCTGTGACTCACTCACCTTGGAGTTGAAG is drawn from Cloacibacillus porcorum and contains these coding sequences:
- a CDS encoding prolyl-tRNA synthetase associated domain-containing protein, whose amino-acid sequence is MNISEINSGVPSDERGELETKVYKVLIELGIPFERVDNDSVESMESCVEISNKLGAEIRKSVLVCDRKKVNFYLVIMPAGKSFNTKAFCEKMECSRVSFAPAECMEEYLGVRPGTATVMSLLNDGRKKVKIIIDKEVAESDWFACNPGANTAHIKIKTEYLLNKFLPYTGHHPIVIDL
- a CDS encoding MFS transporter, which codes for MPKIASPTRDNPSIPASAWGYILLFFCITFISAALESGYYFMLPYLAGIGISAGELGGVVMGVCYGVSFSLRPFIPIAEQRFGGRSLIRFGYGCFFVSAAGVALFAGTVKGVILWRAVAGVGFGIVGIMMTAYERQFIPENIRGRSIGLISTAYNLPSLIVVPAMEFLISEGFFKSYIFFFPLLVTAGIAAIRRLPPLPAENAATHEYGETEEKASYLVLLKRPQIIFFIISAMLFALTDAGQLRFVQLAQERGVAASYFFSVSAGTALLFRIIFGHLIDRLPRKLCAPVSTAVTAAMMFTMTFVSTPATLMLCGFIFGLAMGFGYPAFMCLTIDLGGRRYVTRLAVLFGLLYSSQFFITPIIMEFLIRLAGDAAGAYRLLYGAVFLAAAALVPLSPRVYRTKA
- a CDS encoding pyrroline-5-carboxylate reductase family protein; amino-acid sequence: MKIGFMGSGAIAEILSQKITASGIAKPSDIYLYDVSANRLAYMSEKYGLTVCCEPKDMIAAADYVFMCVRSDNAIDMAKTLNAYDFTGKTIVSISSGIPMALYENNVPGAAVARALPNPPSRIGHGVIAVAFNSKVSESQRADLMKIFGAMGTCLALGEDKINAITSLTGPAPVYAFFQGIVESALLLGIDHKTAAKMAFGTVEGCLKVWENNIDNIGGLLAETSTPGGISVRQLYNLEQNAFKATVKECYEEGFLRTKAYSDGILEMLNKE